The following are encoded in a window of Methanococcus voltae genomic DNA:
- a CDS encoding ABC transporter ATP-binding protein: protein MEISLNNVSYGYNKSKPILKDISLKINCTGITSLIGSNGAGKSTLLKCICKIHNLPEKSSIFLDDQNIHDIPSKVFSKRVAYVSQNMNCFSPSKVFDVVLLGRKPHLKWSPKENDLKVVSEVLELLGIDNKMAMSKFNELSGGERQKVLIARALAQEPELLILDEPTSNLDIKHQVEVLSTIKKISTEKNMGVIVAIHDLNLAVEYSDNVIMLKDGEIKYAGKPNEIISKSSIKEIYGVNAEIVNIFDNPYIIITKN, encoded by the coding sequence ATGGAGATTTCACTTAATAATGTATCTTATGGATATAACAAATCAAAGCCAATTTTAAAAGATATATCTTTAAAAATAAATTGTACGGGTATCACATCTTTAATTGGCAGTAATGGTGCAGGAAAAAGTACTTTGCTAAAATGTATTTGTAAAATCCATAATTTACCTGAAAAATCTTCAATATTTTTAGATGACCAAAATATACATGATATTCCTTCAAAAGTATTTTCAAAGCGAGTTGCATACGTTTCGCAAAATATGAATTGCTTTTCACCTTCAAAAGTCTTTGATGTGGTACTTTTAGGCAGAAAACCTCATTTAAAATGGTCACCTAAAGAAAATGATTTAAAGGTTGTTTCAGAGGTGTTGGAGCTATTGGGTATTGACAATAAAATGGCAATGTCCAAATTCAATGAACTTTCGGGGGGAGAACGTCAAAAAGTACTCATTGCAAGAGCTTTGGCACAAGAGCCGGAATTATTAATTCTGGATGAGCCAACGAGTAATTTAGATATAAAACACCAGGTGGAAGTTTTATCAACTATTAAAAAAATATCTACTGAAAAAAATATGGGCGTTATCGTAGCAATACATGATTTAAATCTAGCGGTAGAATATTCTGACAATGTGATTATGTTAAAAGATGGTGAAATAAAATATGCCGGTAAACCAAACGAAATAATCTCTAAATCATCCATAAAAGAAAT